The region GCATGCTGAGCCAGGAAAATACGGCCGCCGCCAGGCGCGACGCGGCGGGCAAGCCGACCAGTCCCGGCGACGACAAGCTGCCGCACAGCAGCGACGCCATCATCGCCATCGCCGCCCGCGCCGGCCTGGGCGTGCTGGCGGGCCAGGATATCCAGCTGGTCAATGGCGAAACCACCTCCCTGATGAGCGGCCAAGACACCCAGTTCGTCGGCGGCGGCCAGTTGCGCGTGCACAGCGGCCAGGCCATCGGCGCGCTGGCCGGCGTCGTCAAGGCGGGCGAGAACAATATCGGCCTGCAACTGATCGCCGCCAAACAAGCCATCGACCTGCAGGCGCAGGCCGACGTGCTCAACGTGCAGGCGCGCGAGGAAGTCAATATCGTCAGCGCCGCCGCGCACATCGACTGGGCGGCGGCCAAGAGCATCCGCCTGTCGACGGCGGGCGGGGCGAATATCACCATCGAGGGCGGCAACATCACCGTGCAGTGCCCGGGCAAGATCACGGTGCATGCCGGCAAGAAGAGTTTTGACGGGCCATCCCGTGCAAGCTATCCACTGCCGGTAATGCCTCGCAGTATTTGCAAGGAATGCCTGTTAAATGCGGCCAGGAGCGGCTCGCCCTTTGCCGCGAAGGGGGAATGATCATGCGCGAAAACGATGGCGGGACCCCCGCGTGTGGTTTGCAGTTGCTTGCGCTGCTCGATCGTCCTGCTCTCGACAAGGGGGAGTCCCTCTACAGCTTGATTGATGGTGCCAAGTTGGATGGTGTGGCCCGTATCCGCTTGCCTGGCGATCACAGCGTTGAGTTGTATTCCCTGTTGGGTGAATTGGCTGAGCCGGACGCCCTGTACGCTGGCCCGATATTGTTGCGGCATATGCAGCGCGAGAAATGTCCCTTGCTCGCCAAATTGCTGTGCACTGCCGGCAGCGCCCATTTTATGTCGCTGATTGTTTCTGGCCAGCCCCTGCAGCAATTGTTAGAACGGCTGACCTGGTTGACAGAGGTGGTGCACGATGACGGTACCGAGTGGATCATGCGCTACTACGATCCGCTTATCCTGCCGCACTGGCTGGACGTGCTGGAAACGGCGCAGCGCAAGATTGCACTCGCAGGCATCACGGGCTGGTTGTACAAGGACGTGCGTGGGGTGCCACAAATTGTACATGGCGAGAAAAATGAGGCGCCTGCCCCGCCTGGCAGTGAATGCATGCTTTTGACGCAACATCAGTATCTCGAACTGATGCATAGAGCAGCGCCGTACATGCTGATGAAGCAAATGGAGAGCGATGATCCGCAGGCGCTCGATGGTTTGCCTCCGGATCAGCGCTACGACTTTTTTTTTGAACAACTGGGCAGGGCGCAGGCATATGGATTAAGTTCGCCCACAGACTTGAAAAGTTACTGCATGTTGTCGCTCATGTTAGGTGCCGATTTTCATCTGGCGCCACTCGCCGCCATCGCTTTGCAGGCCGAAGGAACGGCGCAGTCTTTCAGTGACCGGATCCTGGCCTGGACTCCTGGGCAATGGGCTGCGCTCGAAGAAGTTTCCGCTTCCAATATGAATGCGATCCCGACATGAAAAAACTGGCCTCCATCGTGTTGTGCCTATTTATTTTGGCCGCTTGCGATTCCAGGGCGAAGGAAGAACGCTTGCAACAGGAATTAAACGAGAAAACCTTCACTACGACGTCATATAACTACACACCTTACGATATTTATTCGATCGCATTCAAGGGCATTTCACTGCCATTCAATGTCGATGAAGCGCCCAGCGGTGGTTCCATTTTTTTTCGCGACGCAAGCGAGGCGGAAATGGACAATGGTGAAAAAGTCAGTTTCAGCAGTGGAAATTGCTGTTTCATCTGGGATAGTCCTGTGGATAAACCGCTACGCGTGCGCGTGGTCTGGAGCGTGGTTTTCGATACGACCTACCACGATGGAAAATCGAGTGTCGACTATGACGAACGCACTTCCAGGATGAGTGCTCCTGGAAGCCGCTGGTGTCAGGCTACTGTTGACATCCTGCCCGCCAAAGGGCCCGAGCGCCCAACCATCGTGCTTTTGCACTTTCTTGCCGATGGTACGGTTCAGGCACATCTGGGCACATTCAAGACGCAGGCGCCGCTTGCTGCCGAGCAGGTAAAACTGCATTCGGCGCGCCTTCCCCAAGGCCAGTTCTGCAAGCAGGAAATCGAGAATCCTTTTTATGGCATACCGCGGACACCCCACAGGGAATAGACCATGAGCAATCCAACGATACGCCGGCTTAGCGACGTCACGAAGAGTGAGCGGCTTGCGCGAGGAATTTATCGCAAGGAACTGGAGAAATGTGCGAAGGAGTCGGATTGCCGAAAGCCCGTCTGGATCAGTTGTTTTTTTGACGGCACTGGAAATAATTTCAAAAAAGATGGCAATGGCTCGCTGGCTTCGTCGAAGGTAAAGTACAGCAATATTGCGAAATTGGGAAAATTTGCGCATACGGCCGAAGATGAAAAAAACAAGACCTACGCGATATATGCGCCAGGGGTCGGCACGCCGTTTCCAGAGGTTCAGGATAGTGGTGATGGAATCGATGGGGCGCTCGGCATGGCATCTGCTGCAAAAGGGCAGGCCCGGATCAGCTGGATGCTGAAGGAGTTCAAGATGCGGGTGGACAAACACATGCCGCATGTAAATCAAATCAATGTTGCGGTGTTTGGCTTCAGTCGGGGGGCAGCCCAGGCACGGGCCTTTGTGCGTCAGTTGGCTGGACAATGTTATCAGCAAGGAGATGGACTGATCTGGACCAAAAGTGGCGGATTTATTCAGCCGCGTCTGGTGATCTACTTCCTCGGCATTTTTGATACCGTGGCCTCGGTGGGGTTTGGCGGCAGTCGCCTTGAGTCCGATCTCAAATATTACCTGGGGCCTGTGTGGGGGGGCGTGATGTATTTGGCGGACGAGGGCGGCCATGCGGAATGGGCCGCCGATCTGCGTATTCCACCATACGTGCGCTTCTGCGAACATTATGTCGCAGCGCATGAAGTACGGGAGAAATTCCCATCCGATTCTATTCGAATCGATCAGGCCACTGACTCAAACTGCCGGGAAACCCTTTATCCCGGGGCCCACTCCGACGTGGGCGGCGGGTATGACGACATGAATCAGGAAGGACGCTCAAACGAGTTGTCGCGCATTCCGCTGTGCAATATGTATCTGTCGGCATATGCGGCGGGGGTGCCGTTCAAGTCTCCCGAAGAGGTTCTTCAGGATTATGGCTCGCTGTTTAACATCAGCAGCGAATTGCAGGGATGCTTCGACACCTACATGAAGCACGTCAGCGCAGACAAGCGGCTCGAGAAACAAGTCATCAGCCACATGAACAATTACTATCATTGGCGCTGGGGGCGCACGGAACGCCAGCGCGCGGCGCGCAAAGAACGCGAAGCCATCATCGCAAAGGGGCAGTCCGTCATGTATGCCACGCCGGATAAATACATGACCACGACGGACAGCGAATGGGAACGCGACGTGCAGAACATCGCAGAAAAGAAGACAGGTTTTTTTCGTAGTGCCACGGAACCGCTGGAAGACGCGATCTACGATGCCTGGAAAGGCAAGCTCCGAAAGTCGATGTCGGTTGCGGAGCGGACTTTATTTGACAAATTCTTCGATCGTTATGTGCATGATTCTGTTGCGGGATTCAAGAATCAGATGACTGACGCCAGTATCGGCTTTGTTGA is a window of Janthinobacterium rivuli DNA encoding:
- a CDS encoding T6SS phospholipase effector Tle1-like catalytic domain-containing protein gives rise to the protein MSNPTIRRLSDVTKSERLARGIYRKELEKCAKESDCRKPVWISCFFDGTGNNFKKDGNGSLASSKVKYSNIAKLGKFAHTAEDEKNKTYAIYAPGVGTPFPEVQDSGDGIDGALGMASAAKGQARISWMLKEFKMRVDKHMPHVNQINVAVFGFSRGAAQARAFVRQLAGQCYQQGDGLIWTKSGGFIQPRLVIYFLGIFDTVASVGFGGSRLESDLKYYLGPVWGGVMYLADEGGHAEWAADLRIPPYVRFCEHYVAAHEVREKFPSDSIRIDQATDSNCRETLYPGAHSDVGGGYDDMNQEGRSNELSRIPLCNMYLSAYAAGVPFKSPEEVLQDYGSLFNISSELQGCFDTYMKHVSADKRLEKQVISHMNNYYHWRWGRTERQRAARKEREAIIAKGQSVMYATPDKYMTTTDSEWERDVQNIAEKKTGFFRSATEPLEDAIYDAWKGKLRKSMSVAERTLFDKFFDRYVHDSVAGFKNQMTDASIGFVEASRWSRNRQYFMGKRGKKYLYWRYEGSKPELGGVKEAMLVPKEASAGGDTAIA
- a CDS encoding DUF4123 domain-containing protein, yielding MRENDGGTPACGLQLLALLDRPALDKGESLYSLIDGAKLDGVARIRLPGDHSVELYSLLGELAEPDALYAGPILLRHMQREKCPLLAKLLCTAGSAHFMSLIVSGQPLQQLLERLTWLTEVVHDDGTEWIMRYYDPLILPHWLDVLETAQRKIALAGITGWLYKDVRGVPQIVHGEKNEAPAPPGSECMLLTQHQYLELMHRAAPYMLMKQMESDDPQALDGLPPDQRYDFFFEQLGRAQAYGLSSPTDLKSYCMLSLMLGADFHLAPLAAIALQAEGTAQSFSDRILAWTPGQWAALEEVSASNMNAIPT